AGATAGTTTGCAGTATGAAGTAGTATAAGAAGCTGATAACATACAGTGGATGACATCCAAAGAACCTTCACGTTACAAAAGTAGTGctgctgttaaataaaaatgaatgtggatAAGAGTAATAGATGTGTCCTGCACTCAAGGCCATGTGGGAgaacaaatcataaaaaactcatttttttcatttctttaaaagggAGCAAgactttcaaaatgattttgttaattaaatataagtaaatgaGCTGAGGACAGCAATGGCTCAAAAAAGACTACCCACCTGTAGTTTTTTGGCTACAGATCTAAAATGGATTTTCAGGATGTGAAAAATCCATTATAATAACTGCAATATTAAATGAgactaattaaataataaattatttgtgtgttttttttacgcAAATGACATACCTgcccagcatatgctgttttttttcagcagggtcacctgacgcacacacacactgagagttGTCAGACTGTCAGGACTAAACTATGTTCTCTTTCATGTCTTATTGAGCTTAAACTGTCAAGTACACACAGGGCTATCTTTCATTCCTGCAGTGTCGCACTGTGCTAAAATGCGGAACAGAAGATAGAGGCTTTTAGTTGAAACAACCGGGGAGATGGCGGGCTAGGCTCTGGGTCTTGAATGGGGCTCGGGGCATCAATATTTTTGCCCTTCCaacattttgttaattggaTTTTTTATAGTGCAGGGTCACAGCtgatttatttttctacatGATGTTATCATCAGACCATCACATGAATGTTGACCCTAAGTCTTCTGAAGACAGCATCATGTGAGAGAATAAACCGATGATGACTTCTTGTTAACATTCATATGATGAAACATTTGGAAGAATAATCAATGGGGACTAGAGTCCAACGGTCATATGATGGTCTGATgacaaaaaacatcaataatgtCTTATGCTACCTAATAAAACCCAACCTTACAGACAAATTAGACAAAAAAGACGAGGAGTGAGCCTTTGTTTGTCAACACTGGCTACAAAACAGCTCTCCTTTTTGGGATTTATCTTGCTGTTCCTCTCCAGTTTGGTGAAACTGATTcacatattacaattatatattatacatgctattatataaaaatattacgcAATATGAGCAACAGATTGGATGATTCCTTGATTTCCTCAATTTACAACAGAAACATTATCAGCTGTGATAACTAACGCCATCTTCAGGCTCATGACCAGTAAGTCTCCTGGCCCTCAGAATGTAGTTcatacaaaacaatttaaatctCGAAATTAGAATACTTGATAAAAGACTGGAAAAGATTCTCCCCCAACTAATACATAACCAGACTGGGTTTATCTCTCAAAGACATATTAAACTGATTTCAACAAATCAAATATGAAGCTGTATTACTTAGTTAGATGTGGTTAGTTagataaatatatgcatatgcacatGCCTGAACTACTTTAACCTTGTGATTTTCCTtagaatatttactttttagtaaATGATTGCTGGTATAACTATCATCTTTATCTGATTGGTTTTACCTCAACCAGCTAATCAATGTTACACCGTTTATGAGTGAAGGAGTTCCCTGGACTCTTGTATTATTAGTGTCCCGAAGCACTCATGGAGTCAtgagcacacaaaaaaaaactttccataGTGTCTGATACACTGGAGGGGGAAGTTCAGGGGAATTTCCATTAAATTTGATCAGAAACAAGGTTATCTCAAGTTACAAATGACTTTTCACCTCTTATTTCTGGAATATTGCTGGTCAGCCTGTGTTATTCATAACTCATATATGCAAGATATCTTTCCAATCTGGATGATATGgaattcaatttaattcaaacTTCTTGTGTCTGCTGTCACATGATTTCCAGTTCAGCTGCTGATTCAGAAAGTGAAAGGAAAAGACACTGTTGTTTGCTCAGCCAACAGGAGGAGAATAAGAGTCACTCTACACCAATCAGCATCCAGAGTTTGGACCTAGAGGTGTGTCTAAGAAACAATATCAGGAAACTACTTGAACACAACTCAGACTGAAGCGGAGTGAACCCAAACAAACAGGTAAGAGAGGCTCCTTCATTCAGATCATTAGAACTGTGTTTTACAGTCAGCATCAGCAAACGTTTGATCATGTGTCTCGTTCAGATTTCATCCTGCtcgttctgtgtgtgtgtgtgtgagggagagagagagagacttgaTTGATGTTCTAGAAGTGTTTAGAGCTTCAAAGGAGGACTTTGTTTTTGTGACATGATTACCTTGTGTAGAAACCAGCATGAACTGAACCCCGTCTGAAACCAATCTGTGTGTCTTACTCTTTCTGGCTGTGTAGTGTGTCGTGAACGTGTGTTATCCAGGCAGTATTTGACACACAGTATTTCTCCTGAACAGAAAGAGGAAGTGCTGCTGGTGTCCTGTGTTTCTCAGTGCAGCTGAATAAAGGAAGTGTAACGTGTGTCTCCAGTGGCCATGGACAAACCGGTGTGTTTGATTGACACTGCGTCTGACGGGAAGCTGTGTGTGCAGCAGTCAGCGTTGCAGGTTCTGgagcagatccagcagcccgtGGTGGTGGTGGCCGTGGTGGGTCTCTACCGCACCGGGAAGTCCTACCTGATGAACCGACTGGCCGGGAAACAAACAGGTGAGCGGCACGGACGCTCCTGCGCttcagatgagtgtgtgtgagtcactGTGGActttctgctgtgtgtgttatCAGGGTTTGCTCTGGGCAGCACCATCGAGTCCAAGACCAAGGGCATCTGGATGTGGTGTGTGCCTCACCCTACTAAAGCAGAAACTACTCTGGTGCTGCTGGACACCGAGGGACTCGGGGACGTGGACAAGGTGAGGTCGCAAATTGAACAAATTACTAGTGCCGCAGGGTCTCATAACACTTTCATGTATAGCAAAGATAACCCTAATAGGTGACCTATTATGCCTCTTTTTACAAGATTTAAAATTTGTCTTTGATGTCCACAGAGTGTTTATATGAAGTGCATGGGCTTCACATATAGACCCTTGTCCAACAGCTTATCAAAATTCTTGGCCCAAGCCCTTCTTTTTCCCACTTCTCTTAAAAGAGCTTGTACTATTGTTTCAGCTATTAAAGTGCTTCAGTTTTCTATATCATGGCATTATATTTTCTATGGTTTTTCAATGccaatgacagaatcatgtgATGAGTGTTGTCTGAGGACCTGAAGACCACAAGCATCCAACAAAAGGTCTTCAGCCTTATCCCTATTCCACAATGTTTTGACACAGAGCCTTTTAATCTTTTTGGAGAACATTGGCTCATCTTTACACTCTGCCTCTctaagacatttattttatagctaatcattttacagacctgatgtcaataAACCGAATTAGTTGTTAGATGTTtgcccagctgaatcttttaaaaatgtattgctttttatCCCTTTGTTGTGCCAAGTCCAACTGCAAAAAGAAAGCTGCTATTTTTCATTCTCAATTGTTGTAGCACAACAAAGCAACAGCTTGTAATTGGAGCCAAAAGAAAAGGAGCCCTAATAATCCTCAAAACCTGACTGTGAAAGAGTTAATTTGATAGTTTCCTAATATGAGATTTGGATGTTTTATTTAGGTATGCAAATGAGCggtcaaaaatatttcattttggttGCACATTCAGCATGTTGTTGTCATTTGAGAATAGACAGATGGTTTTTAGGTCAAGCTTGCTAGTTTGCTATAAAATGAAAGCAGGGACATCTCAACCTGCTTGAATGAAGCACAAAATTTTATATCCTATATTTGTGTGAGTACTTTTCATTGAGTTAAATGTGAATGCAAATTCAAGACTATTTCCAGTTTACTATACTaactttacaaatgtatttcttcATCTTAGGGGGACTCAAAGCATGACACAAACATCTTCTGTCTGGCTGTGTTACTGAGCAGCACTCTGGTCTACAACAGTCGAGGGACCATTGACAATAGGGCTGTAGAGGAGCTGCAGTATCCTTCtgaacatttatcatttatttgtaaaaaaaacccccaaaaattTCAGATGTATACCACTTCAAACAAAGGAAAAGCATGTTCAAACGTGCttgttttctgaatgttttattgcaaacatatatttatattgttacatgTATTGCCACTGTActgtaatgaattattttactgGCTATGTTCCATTATGCAGTTTTTGGCAGGTGAACCGTCTTCTATATCTAGATAGATATCAATATGATAgatgtaattacaataacttcAAAAGATAAAACGAGCAGTATCAAAGTAGTCCAATCGAAGATGAATTTCAAGTTCTGTCTCTTGATTATACAGCAGTATAAAGTAGTATTGCACAATTTTTAAGTGTGTTAATATCAAAGCTGTTGAAGGAAAGCATTATTATAGTTCAGCTGCAAGAGACAAAGAACAGAATCACTAACCAAAATATGACAGAATCAACCAATAAATTCTGTCCAGTTGTATATTAGATAAGGATTTGTGTACATCTGTAAAGTTGTTCAAtcataaattgtgttttagatGCTGTTAAATCaaagttatacattttattgtctACATTTTAACGTGCATTGTGAAACCACActtattgtgaaatactattggACGGTCACTTTGTGTTCATCCTAAACAATCTGTCAGATACGTCACTGAACTAACAGAGTGCATCAAGGTCAAATCATCAGACGAGGATGTTGATGACTCAAATGAGTTTGTAAAGTTCTTCCCTAGTTTCATCTGGACAGTGAGGACTTCACCCTAGAGCGAAAGATTGATGGCAAAGATGCAACAGAAAATGATTATCTTGAGTTTGCTCTGAAGCTGAAACATGGTAATTTAAATTTggtacaaaatattaatttatgaatCTCACAATCACTATCACAATGATCTCTTTTAATGAGTTTTTCCAAACTTAATAGTTTATCAACCAATCATTCTTACATCATAACTGTAAGTTTCACATAGGGGTTATATGTCAAAAAAGAATCCAAGATCACCCAAATATTCAGTTCTATTTGAAACTCTAGTACAGTGTCATTAGTATTTTAAAGCATTGAGCCAGTGTTATGGAGATGGTGACGTAAGCTGAAAAGCTTAACTTCAGTCTTATCACTGTTTAGACAAAGACATTGTTAgccatcattatttatttatttatttatttattgtcaccTCCAGGAGCAAGTAATGTTCAGTGTCTTTCCCCAAAGACAACTGATCAGTGGGTCACTTGGATTTAAGCTGGGAATCTCCCAGTAAAGACTTCTACTCTGTGAAGCAGTGTTGTTCTCTCTGTTTCAACTGTAGATCAGTGATTCTTAATCCAGCTCTTGTGACACCCTGCTCTGCACATTCAGATATTTGTTCAACCAGAAATTATTTGCAAAGTGGACATAACAGGATATTTCACCATAATTCCATTTGGAAGAAATCATAAAGTTTGTGAgatgtgaaatgtgtttatagACACATGTGGATATTATGTAGTGCAAATCCTTGCACTAGTGATCCTAACTGAAAACGTCAATGGTTTCACCATGCTCAGAGAGTCGGCAACAGTGAACATTGTGCAGGAAAATGTCAATTAAAACACAGTTCATTTATTAAGCTTTCTTACAATGAGCAGGTTATCTGAATTAGGTGTGTTTAAGAAGAAAGACGTGTAAACTATACAGAGCAGTGGAATTAGGGGACACTAGCCCTTCAGGTCAAGAATTGGACACTTGcataaaagaatacatttataatacattgtgGATGGAAATGGTTcacagaggaggaaaaaaaatgtccagTGACAATGTGGTCCAGAAGAGTAGCTCAATTAGCTCTGCTCAAAAGACAgccactcttttttttaaactttacacAGAAGTGAGAAAAGATACAGCTTGTGCTCATCTCTTCTAGGAACAGCAAGAAAAGTGATGGAGTACAACTTTCCCAGGGAGTgcattaaaaaattcttcccCTCCAGGACGTGCTTCACGTTCCCGTTTCCAACCGCCCCAGAGAACGTGGCTCGTCTGGAGAGACTGGATCCTGCTGACCTTTCCGCAGAGTTCCTGGAGGTTACAGGACGCTTCTGCAAGTTTGTCTTTGATAAGACTGAAGTGAAGAAGCTGAAAGATGGATACACTGTCACTGGCAGAGGTGATTCAGAAGAACAAGAGCTTGCATATGTGGTTTCAGTGGAATATGTAttgctcagttttttttgtttaacttctTTCCTTCTTTGAAAGTTCTGGGCCATCTAGctaaaacatacacagacaccATCGCCAGTGGAGCTGTGCCGTGTCTGGAGAATGCTGTGATTGCCATGGCACTGATCGAGAATCAAGCTGCGCTGAAGGAAGGTCTGGAGGTGTACCACACTGGGATGGAGAAGCTGAAGAAGTCCTTCCCTCTGGAGCTGAAGGAGGTTTCATCAGAACACCAGCGTCTCAGCAGCATGGCCACACAAACCTTCATGGCTCGCTCTTTCAGGGACACTGACGGGAAGCACCTGAAATCTCTAGAGGTTAGCTCGATCTCTCTTTTGCTTACTGATACAGATATCTTCTTTCAGAGAATCGGACATTTTCACAGATTCTGTTTTCTCATATATGTCATTCTGCATGTTTTCAAGGAAAAAGTTAATAAACTCTTTGACGAATACCTGTGCCAAAATGAGCAAGCTTCAACGAAAAGATGCGAGGATATCCTGTCATCATTCTCTgcaataatgaatgaaaaactcaaaaaggGCGTCTATGCTAAATCTGGTGGCTATGATCTCTTCTGCAAGGATCTAGAGGAGACTGTGAAGAAATACAACAGCCAGACCAGTAAAGAAGTCAAGGTCTTGTCTAGATTGCTCAACTTGATAATGATAGTTTAAAACAGTGAAGGTCTATGATATGTTCTGAGGTTTGTGTGTCTCACCAGGCTGAAGCAGTCTTAGAGctgtttctgaaacagaagTCTGTGGACTCTAAAGCTATCCTGCAGGCCGACAAAAAACTGactgagaaggaaaaaaagattaaaggTAAGACTTCCCTATtcttaaatcagattttttgtCAAAGTGCTGAAAGATTTAGGTACTTGCTTAGGATAAGCAGCTGTTTCAAAGGTCCGAGAATAATTACATAGCATCATTCAACTGAACAACAAGTGTAGTTTACAGGAGGCTATTCATGCCAATATCATTATGAATCAAGAACAGTGTGATTCAGACCAATACCTGAAACTCTTTTAGTGTTTCTAAATCATGTGTAACTTAGTTTTCGGGCCAGAACCTGGACATTACATTCACTCAAAAAAGCTCTCCATAGAGAAAAACAAAGGTTTAATGACCTTTAATGATCTGCCTTCCTCTTCTGTTTGTCAATGAGTAGAGGAAACAGAGAAAGCCATACTCCTGGAGCAGGAAATCAAAGTGAAAGAGGAACAGCAGCGACAGCTAGAGGAGAAGATGGAAACAGAGAAGAGGAGTAATGAAGAGAGGATGAGACAGATGAAGGAGAAGATGGATGAGGAGATGAAGCTTCAGAGAGAGGAGGCCGAGAGGGCCATGGACTGCAAACTGAAGGAGCAGGCCGCTCTGCTGGAGAAGGGCTTTCAGGACAAGGCTGACAGGATGAAAGAGGAGATGGAAGAGTTCAAGAGACAGAGTACTGAAGCTGAGAGTAACAGAGCTCGAGAGTTTGCAGAGCTGATAGAAAACTCCAACAAGAGACACGAGGAGTCTATGGCTACTATGATGAAGCAGCACCGAGAGCAGATGTCAGCTTTACAGAGGCAGATGAGCTCACGTCCTCCTCCTTGTTGCATCTTGTGAAATGCATTGAAGCATGTAACTGTATGAATTTACCTATTGTAAAATGATTCTGTACCTCTAAATATAACGACATTAAAAGCATTGTTTCCATATATagttaaattacaaataaaatgagggCTATCTGTATTCAGCCAAATAATTGACCCTTCACAAAGACCTGGCTCTTTTGTTGTGACCTGTCACTGTAGCGTCTCAGATCAAGCAGCATGAGAATCTTTTCATTACTTcttacacaaaataaacatgaatgaaaatcaGAAGGTAGTTTGTGTCTCATTTTAACTACATAGAGACAATATTCTGTTATATTAAGTTCTAGTCCCCTGAAGTTAATCTATTCTCCTTTCACATTATGCATTATGATTGGTTAGATCCCCTGTCAGTCAGACTTCTGGGGAGGGGTGAATTGAGACAGATGAGTTAATTACACATTTAGATTCTCATTGTTCATCTTTTCACTGAATCTGATGTATGTGTACTCCACTGaaccatacaaataaaattaatggtGTCAAGAGAGATTGTCAAATTCTACAACAACAAGTTAGTTTTCAGCCCTTTATACGGACAACTGGGCAAGGTTTAAGAGGGGGACAATGCAAACTGTTTCTTCAAGACAGTGttgattcatttacaaacatcTTTCCAAGAATGACCTTTCCTCACACGTTCCCCAGAGCATTTTATTTCGAACAGATTAAAGCTTAAAGCACAGATTAAAGCACATCCTGCTCATGGATGTGTGGATCTACTATAGGGCATCATCAGCGAACTTTCACATAGCCAGTGGCACACAAGAAAGGGACATGTAAGGGTGTGATAATCAGTGGTCTGGTGCAGTGCATAGAAAAAGCTGCGGTTTTGAAAACAACTGCATCAGTGTGGACCAGTGACTTCAAATTCATACCTAATGAGgcaactgcattttaaaaaacaggaGATACTTTTGAAGAGGTTCCCCTAAAGGACTGAAACGAATCATTTCAAAATCATAAGGTTGCACTACACATAAGTGAATGGTACAGCTATCTGTGTTAATATAAAGCAAAGATAGTTTGCAGTATGAAGTAGTATAAGAAGCTGATAACATACAGTGGATGACATCCAAAGAACCTTCACGTTACAAAAGTAGTGctgctgttaaataaaaatgaatgtggatAAGAGTAATAGATGTGTCCTGCACTCAAGGCCATGTGGGAgaacaaatcataaaaaactcatttttttcatttctttaaaagggAGCAAgactttcaaaatgattttgttaattaaatataagtaaatgaGCTGAGGACAGCAATGGCTCAAAAAAGACTACCCACCTGTAGTTTTTTGGCTACAGATCTAAAATGGATTTTCAGGATGTGAAAAATCCATTATAATAACTGCAATATTAAATGAgactaattaaataataaattatttgtgtgttttttttacgcAAATGACATACCTgcccagcatatgctgttttttttcagcagggtcacctgacacacacacactgagagttGTCAGACTGTCAGGACTAAACTATGTTCTCTTTCATGTCTTATTGAGCTTAAACTGTCAAGTACACACAGGGCTATCTTTCATTCCTGCAGTGTCGCACTGTGCTAAAATGCGGAACAGAAGATAGAGGCTTTTAGTTGAAACAACCGGGGAGATGGCGGGCTAGGCTCTGGGTCTTGAATGGGGCTCGGGGCATCAATATTTTTGCCCTTCCaacattttgttaattggaTTTTTTATAGTGCAGGGTCACAGCtgatttatttttctacatGATGTTATCATCAGACCATCACATGAATGTTGACCCTAAGTCTTCTGAAGACAGCATCATGTGAGAGAATAAACCGATGATGACTTCTTGTTAACATTCATATGATGAAACATTTGGAAGAATAATCAATGGGGACTAGAGTCCAACGGTCATATGATGGTCTGATgacaaaaaacatcaataatgtCTTATGCTACCTAATAAAACCCAACCTTACAGACAAATTAGACAAAAAAGACGAGGAGTGAGCCTTTGTTTGTCAACACTGGCTACAAAACAGCTCTCCTTTTTGGGATTTATCTTGCTGTTCCTCTCCAGTTTGGTGAAACTGATTcacatattacaattatatattatacatgctattatataaaaatattacacattacTATAACCACAACTCGTAGAAAATGAGCAACAGATTGGATGATTCCTTGATTTCCTCAATTTACAACAGAAACATTATCAGCTGTGATAACTAACGCCATCTTCAGGCTCATGACCAGTAAGTCTCCTGGCCCTCAGAATGTAGTTcatacaaaacaatttaaatctCGAAATTAGAATACTTGATAAAAGACTGGAAAAGATTCTCCCCCAACTAATACATAACCAGACTGGGTTTATCTCTCAAAGACATATTAAACTGATTTCAACAAATCAAATATGAAGCTGTATTACTTAGTTAGATGTGGTTAGTTagataaatatatgcatatgcacatGCCTGAACTACTTTAACCTTGTGATTTTCCTTAGAATATTTACTCTTTAGTAAATGATTGCTGGTATAACTATCATCTTTATCTGATTGGTTTTACCTCAACCAGCTAATCAATGTTACACCGTTTATGAGTGAAGGAGTTCCCTGGACTCTTGTATTATTAGTGTCCCGAAGCACTCATGGAGTCAtgagcacacaaaaaaaaactttccataGTGTCTGATACACTGGAGGGGGAAGTTCAGGGGAATTTCCATTAAATTTGATCAGAAACAAGGTTATCTCAAGTTACAAATGACTTTTCACCTCTTATTTCTGGAATATTGCTGGTCAGCCTGTGTTATTCATAACTCATATATGCAAGATATCTTTCCAATCTGGATGATATagaattcaatttaattcaaacTTCTTGTGTCTGCTGTCACATGATTTCCAGTTCAGCTGCTAATTCAGAAAGTGAAAGGAAAAGATACTGTTGTTTGCTCAGCCAACAGGAGGAGAATAAGAGTCACTCTACACCAATCAGCATCCAGAGTTTGGACCTAGAGGTGTGTCTAAGAAACAATATCAGGAAACTACTTGAACACAACTCAGACTGAAGCGGAGTGAACCCAAACAAACAGGTAAGAGAGGCTCCTTCATTCAGATCATTAGAACTGTGTTTTACAGTCAGCATCAGCAAACGTTTGATCATGTGTCTCGTTCAGATTTCATCCTGCtcgttctgtgtgtgtgtgtgtgagggagagagaaagagagagagagacttgtcTTGATTGATGTTCTAGAAGTGTTTAGAGCTTCAAAGGAGGACTTTGTTTTTGTGACATGATTAACTTGTGTAGAAACCAGCATGAACTGAACCCCGTCTGAAACCAATCTGTGTGTCTTACTCTTTCTGGCTGTGTAGTGTGTCGTGAACGTGTGTTATCCAGGCAGTATTTGACACACAGTATTTCTCCTGAACAGAAAGAGGAAGTGCTGCTGGTGTCCTGTGTTTCTCAGTGCAGCTGAATAAAGGAAGTGTAACGTGTGTCTCCAGTGGCCATGGACAAACCGGTGTGTTTGATTGACACTGCGTCTGACGGGAAGCTGTGTGTGCAGCAGTCAGCGTTGCAGGTTCTGGAGCAGATCCTGCAGCCTGTGGTGGTGGTGGCCGTGGTGGGTCTCTACCGCACCGGGAAGTCCTACCTGATGAACCGACTGGCCGGGAAACAAACAGGTGAGCGGCACGGACGCTCCTGCGCttcagatgagtgtgtgtgagtcactGTGGActttctgctgtgtgtgttatCAGGGTTTGCTCTGGGCAGCACCATCGAGTCCAAGACCAAGGGCATCTGGATGTGGTGTGTGCCTCACCCCACTAAAGCAGAAACTACTCTGGTGCTGCTGGACACCGAGGGACTCGGGGACGTGGACAAGGTGAGGTCACAGCCTCTGCTTCTGAAAAAATCTTTTAGAACATTCAGTGATGAGAAAATGTGCAGGTGCGTGTCAGACAGGGTAGGTGCCGGTATTTGATTGTTGGACTCAATGCAGTACACAGTGCTTTCAAAtgttgctgtgtttgtgttctaATTTATGACTAAGACTTGGGTAGTTTATGTAAAAAACCACTAACTATGATGCTGTCTGTGTTATATTGTTTGTGTCCTGTCTTCTTGCCTACTGTAAAAGTTGAATGTACAAACATATAGATTGCTGATTATTTCAGAGTTTTCCTTTCCATGTTTCCTAGTGTATCTGTGTTTTGATCCTTGGACTGTTACTTGTTTCTTGATTGATTTCTGCTTGCCCTGACTCTTGCCAGTTTGAACTATCCAATGTACCaaagaaaaacatgataaatGACAAAGATATTAGAATGTGACAGATTATTTTGTTCTCCTGGTCTAACACAGTCCCCACAGTGACTTACTGAGTTACTGTTCGAGGGAAGTAGATGTCAGTCATGGTTTCTAGGCTGTCAGGAGCGTATGCTGTCATTCATGCAGTGTCAATTTTTGTCAATGATTGTCTCAGGGGGACTCGAAGCATGATACCAAGatcttttctctgtctgtccttcTGAGTAGCACTCTAGTGCTGAACAGCCAAGGGACGATCGACAACAGAGCTATCGAGGAACTGCAGTATCTTTCCAGTTCTACATTATACAGTACTGTTAAAAGCTTAGATTGTTATTCTGAATTTCCTGTCCATGTGTGGTTTGGACTGACACTGTTCTGTGTGAAATGATCAGCTGAAAGGGCATTATTACACCTGCAGTAGAAAGCCCAAATGTCTATGGT
This genomic interval from Puntigrus tetrazona isolate hp1 chromosome 5, ASM1883169v1, whole genome shotgun sequence contains the following:
- the LOC122344867 gene encoding LOW QUALITY PROTEIN: guanylate-binding protein 1-like (The sequence of the model RefSeq protein was modified relative to this genomic sequence to represent the inferred CDS: inserted 1 base in 1 codon) produces the protein MDKPVCLIDTASDGKLCVQQSALQVLEQIQQPVVVVAVVGLYRTGKSYLMNRLAGKQTGFALGSTIESKTKGIWMWCVPHPTKAETTLVLLDTEGLGDVDKGDSKHDTNIFCLAVLLSSTLVYNSRGTIDNRAVEELQYVTELTECIKVKSSDEDVDDSNEFVKFFPSFIWTVXDFTLERKIDGKDATENDYLEFALKLKHGTARKVMEYNFPRECIKKFFPSRTCFTFPFPTAPENVARLERLDPADLSAEFLEVTGRFCKFVFDKTEVKKLKDGYTVTGRVLGHLAKTYTDTIASGAVPCLENAVIAMALIENQAALKEGLEVYHTGMEKLKKSFPLELKEVSSEHQRLSSMATQTFMARSFRDTDGKHLKSLEEKVNKLFDEYLCQNEQASTKRCEDILSSFSAIMNEKLKKGVYAKSGGYDLFCKDLEETVKKYNSQTSKEVKAEAVLELFLKQKSVDSKAILQADKKLTEKEKKIKEETEKAILLEQEIKVKEEQQRQLEEKMETEKRSNEERMRQMKEKMDEEMKLQREEAERAMDCKLKEQAALLEKGFQDKADRMKEEMEEFKRQSTEAESNRAREFAELIENSNKRHEESMATMMKQHREQMSALQRQMSSRPPPCCIL